Proteins encoded within one genomic window of Tidjanibacter massiliensis:
- a CDS encoding Fe-S cluster domain-containing protein, which produces MGILGYTILTLCVLGVLCALILYFVAQKFKVYEDPRIDDVEKMLPGANCGGCGYAGCRTFASTAVGVDDMSGLFCPVGGAETMKRIADFLGKAAPEREPMVAVLRCNGSQANRPRNSVYDGASSCAVEAALYAGETGCAFGCLGKGDCVAVCNFDALHMDPETGLPVVDQEKCTACGACVKKCPKMLFELRKKGPHDRRVYVACMNRDKGGVARKSCTAACIGCGKCVKACPFDAITLVNNLAYIDFNKCRLCRKCVPECPTGAIHDVNFPAPARKAEAVADLSSVRPASAAKEPEQPGKSEN; this is translated from the coding sequence ATGGGCATATTGGGATATACAATCCTCACGCTATGCGTGCTGGGTGTACTCTGCGCATTGATATTGTATTTCGTGGCGCAGAAGTTCAAGGTGTATGAGGACCCGCGTATCGACGATGTCGAAAAGATGTTGCCGGGGGCCAACTGCGGCGGCTGCGGTTATGCCGGTTGCCGTACTTTCGCCTCCACCGCGGTCGGTGTGGACGATATGTCCGGATTGTTCTGCCCGGTGGGCGGTGCGGAGACCATGAAGCGTATCGCCGATTTCCTCGGGAAGGCGGCGCCGGAACGGGAACCGATGGTGGCCGTACTGCGCTGCAACGGTTCGCAAGCCAACCGGCCTCGGAACAGTGTCTATGACGGTGCGTCGTCGTGTGCCGTGGAGGCGGCGCTCTATGCCGGTGAAACGGGATGTGCGTTCGGCTGCCTCGGCAAGGGCGACTGCGTGGCCGTCTGCAATTTCGATGCGCTGCATATGGACCCGGAAACGGGACTGCCGGTCGTGGACCAGGAGAAATGTACGGCCTGCGGAGCATGCGTGAAGAAGTGCCCGAAGATGCTTTTTGAACTGCGTAAGAAGGGGCCGCATGACAGACGGGTTTATGTAGCCTGTATGAACCGGGATAAGGGCGGAGTTGCCCGCAAAAGCTGTACGGCTGCCTGTATAGGGTGCGGGAAGTGTGTCAAGGCATGTCCTTTCGATGCCATAACGCTGGTGAACAACCTGGCATATATCGATTTCAACAAGTGCCGTCTGTGCCGGAAGTGCGTGCCGGAGTGTCCGACGGGAGCCATACACGACGTGAATTTCCCGGCTCCCGCACGGAAAGCGGAGGCTGTCGCCGACCTGTCGTCCGTGCGGCCGGCCTCGGCGGCGAAAGAGCCGGAACAGCCTGGAAAATCAGAGAATTAG
- the rsxC gene encoding electron transport complex subunit RsxC: protein MLKTFPIGGIHPSDSKISRDCPIETMPLPETVTIPLSQHIGAPAEAVVTKGERVRTGQLIGRSTGFVSSNIHSSVTGTVTAVDSYLDPAGLRRPGVTIKTEPDEWMEGIDTSDRIIRECTLSPQEIVAKVGAAGVVGMGGATFPTQVKLSVPDGRKAEFLIINGVECEPYLTDDYRVMLERGEELLTGIRILARALGAERVMVGIENNKPEAIGSLRQLAAVSAPEVEVVPLKVQYPQGSEKHLIAALTGREVRSGGLPIDVGAIVQNVGTALAVYDAVQKNKPLIERVVTVTGPSLVRQANLKVRIGTAVSELLDYCGGLPADTGKVIAGGPMMGRAMAHLGAPVVKGMSAVLVLPESASRRMPEQSCIRCGKCVSVCPMGLEPYLLSKLSQKAVWDEAEAHRVTDCIECGSCSWKCPSALPLLDYIRLGKTEVMKIIRSRKGR, encoded by the coding sequence ATGTTGAAAACATTTCCCATAGGCGGTATTCATCCGTCGGACAGTAAGATAAGTCGGGACTGCCCCATCGAGACCATGCCCCTTCCGGAGACGGTGACGATACCTTTGTCGCAGCACATCGGAGCCCCCGCCGAAGCGGTGGTGACGAAGGGCGAACGGGTACGTACGGGGCAGTTAATAGGCAGGAGTACCGGATTCGTTTCGAGCAACATACATTCCTCTGTCACGGGAACGGTCACGGCCGTCGACAGCTATCTCGACCCGGCGGGCTTGCGTCGGCCGGGAGTGACGATAAAGACGGAGCCGGACGAATGGATGGAGGGCATCGATACGAGCGACAGGATAATACGCGAATGCACTCTTTCGCCGCAGGAGATAGTCGCCAAAGTGGGGGCTGCGGGAGTCGTAGGCATGGGTGGGGCTACCTTTCCTACTCAGGTGAAGCTTTCCGTTCCGGATGGCAGGAAGGCGGAGTTCCTCATTATCAATGGAGTGGAGTGCGAACCTTACCTGACGGATGACTATCGGGTGATGCTCGAACGCGGCGAGGAGCTGCTGACGGGTATCCGGATTCTGGCCCGTGCTCTCGGGGCGGAACGAGTAATGGTCGGCATAGAGAACAACAAGCCGGAAGCCATCGGGTCGCTTCGGCAGCTTGCGGCCGTTTCGGCCCCCGAGGTGGAGGTCGTGCCCCTGAAGGTACAATATCCGCAAGGGAGCGAGAAGCATCTGATAGCGGCCCTGACCGGAAGGGAGGTGCGGAGCGGCGGCCTGCCCATCGATGTGGGAGCCATTGTCCAGAATGTGGGTACCGCGCTGGCGGTGTATGACGCAGTACAGAAAAACAAACCGTTGATAGAGCGCGTCGTGACGGTGACGGGGCCTTCGCTCGTCCGCCAGGCCAATCTGAAGGTTCGGATTGGAACGGCTGTTTCGGAATTGCTGGATTACTGTGGTGGTCTGCCTGCCGATACGGGCAAAGTGATTGCTGGCGGCCCCATGATGGGCAGGGCCATGGCGCACCTCGGTGCTCCGGTGGTGAAAGGAATGTCGGCCGTTCTGGTGTTGCCCGAAAGCGCATCGCGGCGCATGCCGGAGCAGTCATGTATCCGCTGTGGCAAGTGCGTGAGCGTGTGTCCGATGGGACTGGAGCCCTATCTGCTCTCCAAACTTTCACAGAAAGCGGTCTGGGACGAAGCCGAGGCACACCGTGTGACCGACTGCATCGAGTGTGGTTCGTGTTCCTGGAAATGTCCTTCGGCACTGCCCCTGCTGGACTA